The following DNA comes from Denticeps clupeoides chromosome 14, fDenClu1.1, whole genome shotgun sequence.
GTGCATCAGCGCAGTGAATAGCCAGGACCCTTCAGGTTCATTTCTATTGCCGTAACCGCACCGCCTGttattatttctaataaagGCAAACGCAGGCATGTAATGGAAAGGCCAGCCAGCCATGTATCAGGGAATTCGGGGTTACTTTGGTTCGTTCAATATAGTATCATCATCTTTGCCCATTAAGAACCTCCATCTCTTCCGCCGTCCAAACAGACCAAGCCGTGCGATTTAATTCTTCGTTGTACGTAgtgttattttaaaatactaaaaatatttgtatttacactagattttttttccagctttatGGCAATAGTCAACAGCATCGTACCCCAGGTGCAGATAGACACCAACCTATCATGTTTGAGCACATTTTCTATAGTTGTTTgtagaagggggggggggggggggggggggtgtctgagCGATGTACCCCGATACAACAGACTGTcaccccaccccaacccccATGCGTTGGCTGTGTAATTATATTCCTCCCAACTCGAGGAATTTCAATAATCACGTCCAGAGGCAACTGGGGCGGTTCCACCGTGACCCCAAGTGTGCAGAGGCACAGGTTCGAATTACAGTTCAGCACGTTGAGAACGACCCCTGCGGCCGCGGGGCTcgctctgattggtcagacGGTGTCTGCTCCGGTTCACGGGGAGAGTGGAGAATTGGTGACGATTCCATGGCAGATGTAGTTCGGTCACTGCCAAGTgtgcagttcttttttttttttttttaattccttccCCCTCCACCCTCTCACAGGGCTTTTTTTGCAAGAAAAACACGCTCAGAAATTCTTCATGAATTCTGAAtactttgttaataaattttGCCATGGGTTCTTGCACAGGTCTGCGAAATCTTTAAAAGTGTTGACTTTAAATGCACGAAAATTTCAGAAACTGTTTTGGACATTCAGAGACGCTACAAAAAATGGAGGTTCAATGACCGGAAATCAAAACGTAAGGGAATGTGGAAGGGGAATAAACCAGCGCCGATGCAGAAAGTGCAAGGACCCTGCATGTGGCCCTGCTATGGCGGGCACACTGGGAGGCGAGGGCTTTCATTCCTCTCTATGTTCTTCACGCCTACTGGTCAAACAGGCGTCCCGAGCACAAATCCTGGACAAAGCCACGGAGTACATCCAGTACATGAGAAGGAAAAACCACACGCACCAGCAGGACATCGACGATCTCAAGAGACAGAACGCTCTGCTGGAGCAGCAAGGTGGGTCCCGCCCAGTCCCCCGGCTGAAGCCGCTTAGCATCGACTGGCTGTCGAGAACGGGGAAGACGTTACACCTCGTGTTTCCGTTAAAGCCACGCTGACACGAAGCGATAGCGTTCGGAGGAGCAGCGGCACGTCTTCATAGCCACGTAGTGTCGGCTAGCAGGCTCCTTACTAGAAATGCTACGAGGGGATGGATTCATATTTAACATAGAAATATAAATGGATTCAGGGCTCATAATATTTCCGAACACATGACATTGTTGGCAGGTTGTGTCAACAGCATGCGCTAGCAGCACGCGTGTACTTTCCTGGCtcgcatttatttatttatgtcaccaAGGTAATTATGGGGGGCTTATTCAGATTCAGTCCCGGTTCCAAAAATGATGAGGTCTTTAATGATTATATGCAAAGTTTAAAAATACAAGTCCTTGAGCGTTTTATTGGAATAGAGTTGATGAGAGTCGCCTCCTTTGTTCCCCCGCATTTTAGTCCGCGCACTGGAGAAAGTGAAGGGGACCTCGCAGCTCCAGACCAACTACTCATCCTCAGACAGCAGCCTGTACACCAATCCCAAGGGCAGCGCCGTGTCGGCCTTCGACGGCGGCTCCGACTCCAGCTCTGAGTCGGAGCCGGAGGAGCCGTCCACCAGGAAGAAGCAGCGGGTGGATTCCAGCTAAGAGCCGAGCGGGTGTTGCCTTCCCCTCCCTGGCTGCACTCTTTTCTTCCACCCCCTTCATCCcggtgttaaaataaataaaaaaataaataagaagacGGTCCTCTTCCGTCGGTCGCCAGACCCATTCCCTGGATCTGGGAGAAGGAGACAAACCTGCCGGAAGCGGAAGAATACCtttttgttgcaaaaaaaaaaaataaattttcctcTTTCCCTTCCTCTGATGCCCCCGTATCGTAACTCCGGCAACAGCGTGGTGAAATGACCCAACCCAACCGAGGCAGCTTCGCTACTTAAAGACGCTCTTCTACtcacctccctcctcctctgggTGGAGCCCAGACAAATAGGGAAGAGGTGTGTGTCTATAAGCActgcaatttttattttcttttgtcaaTCTTAAAAGGAACCTGTTGAATTTTACACACACCCTAGAGAAGTGTCCCAAAGGAGTGTTGTCCAAAACCATTGTACTCTTCCTACAGAGGAATGTGGTGCTTTCAGGTAGTGGCTgatgttacattttaatttttacaatttttttttttttttaaagcaaaatctCTCAgttctgttgtagtttttgttttgtctgcatTTGCTTCATAGATTGATATAGACAATGAATATACATCACTGAATgatattctgaatattttggATTGGTTTAAATTGCCccaattagctttttttttatttactaatCTACTATTATGTTCTTTCCCCTGTGTTATTAAAGGAGTAGAATGTCAAGGTGCATTTCAGAGtgatttaaaaaagtaaaaaaaaaaaaaggtcccagTCAATTGTGGtttgcaaaatggaaaaaaaaaaaagaaatttgcgTGTCTaggaggtgtgtgtatgtttatcttatattgtattttttccatttagGATATTATTAATGTATACTAAATAGGTCTTTTCCATTCCATGGAAGTTACAGGTATGTTGTACATACTGCCAACAATCGTCTTGCAAGTTGAGGCCTACCTTTACTATGAgactataataataaaaaaatgaaaaataattttgtgtGAGTTGTCTTGCCTTGTCAGATCTGTGCTTCAACTAACTACTAATCTACCTCGGTTAGATTGGTTATGATGCAAACTAAAAAATtagaatcccacttactaccattgtgtccctgagcaagacacttaaccctgagtgtctccagggggactgtccctgtaactacttttAAGTTACTGGAtaggggcatctgataaattatgTAAGTCATGGTTCCAGTGTGACATGACATATCATGCCCAACGCAATTCTTAGTGGCAAGTTTAATGTACGATGCACATTACAATACAAAGGTACAGTATGGTGGGCATCACAACTATATATGATGTTTATTACAGACATTACAGTATGACATAAATCACAAATAAGTACAACACGTATATCATTTTGGGTTTGAAAAGAGGTTGAGCATTACAATAGTTGGTTTTAGTCTTATTGTTTGCTTTGACCTCTTGTTTTGATTGGCCGAGAAGAATTCTGGGAGGGTCTTGTCTCTGTAACTATATAGCACTCTGCTTTATTTAATCTGTATTACCGGTCTCATTTTAAGTGGCAAGTACGTGCTGCCTAGCTCAATACGCAACATCACATTTATTTCCTAGTGGAAGCAAATCTATCAATTCATCCATTAATGTAAATAGTTGCGGAGCAACCGCAAAGCAGTTTGATTTATTAACTAATTGGTTGCTTAATAGCGACTTGTGTCTTGTGATCCCGGTTGAAAAAGAATGCAAAGCCAGAGCTTTAGAAATGAGACGTGATAAACCTTTATTTTGATAATCCAGACTCGCTCGCCCGCCCactccctgtctccctctctctctttcatgtACCTTTTACTACCCAGCTGTGCCCTTCGGCTGTGGCGTCTACTGGCACTGCACACACTTTGAAGTCGACCCTATGATTCAGTCGCGGGGTCCGCGGTGGCCGTTATCTCCACGGGGACGGGGAGCTTGTGGAAGTGGTCTATGGCCCTGGCCACCTTCTCTGGGCAAATGTTATACACCGGGTGGGTGGGCGCCTGAAAAGAAAATACACAGATGAATAAATCAGACATCCATGTAAAGCCCAGAGAGCTTCCAGTCAGCTGCCTGGATCGTTTATTGGATGTAGAACGGGCTGCTTATTCCCGACGCGTTTTGTTCAGCACCTACCAGCCTGTTCTCTTCCCTCCCGAGTATCAGTTCGTGATGGAGGTCCTTATTCCCGAAGTGCTGTGCTATCGAGAGGCCGCTTAAGCAGTAGCACGTGTGGTAGAAATCTCTGGACCTACAAGAGGAGCAACACTTTAATACAACCATGCTGCACGGGTCTGGTAATTGTTCAGGACTGGTCTGGTCTCGTAGGCCCCATTAACACACTATTTGGTTAGGAATACAAATACTTTGTCTCACAGCTGAACTCATCCTCCACATTTCCATCTTTGTTCGGATGCAATTTTTGCGAATATGAACGATTTGCAAGGACGCGTGCGGCAGGTGTAGCCGCTCCTCGGCGGTTGGCGATATTGGATTGCAGCGCggaaagtgggcggggccatACTCACTTGCCCGGCTTGTCCAGCAGTCCGCCGGCGGGATTCTGGCAGCACAGCAGGATGTACTCTTGCAGGGCCTGTTGCTCAAACATCCATCTACTCATGCTGAGCGTGGAGTCCCCTGTGAGACGCCGGGGACTTCGTTACACTTTGCGGAGAGACGACCGCGCATAATAACCCAGCATAATATCCTAAAACTCATCAACGCTTGCTCGGTCTGTCgattaagggtggtagtagcctagtgggtaacacacttgcctatgaaccagaagactacagagtcacaggttcaaatcccacttactaccactgtgtccctgagcttgctccagggggggactgtccctgtaactactgatttgaagtttctctagataagggcgtctgataaatgctgtaaatgtcattgaTTTAAATGCATTGTGCGAGCGAGGTCACTTGTGAAGTAGCAGAAACATGGCTAAACGTTGGCACTTTTCAACAAAAAAGGAGCGACCTTTACCATCTCTGTACAGTGCCCTGTGGAGCAGGGGGAGGAGCCCCGCCTGCCAGAACGAGTAGCAGCCGTCCACCAGCTTGTTGCAGCGGCCCTGGAATCCGCCCTCGAAGCGCATCTGCCTGCTGGTCACCCAGCGCTGCGGGAGAAAGAAATCGACTCGGTTCAGGTCCGTACGAAGTCTGCCGATGACCCCCGTCGCCAGATTGCGCCGTTGGTCGGTGTAAAATGCTACTAACAAAGTGATTAATTCAGAGAAATGTCAGAAACGCTGAAGTTAGACCACGCGGCCCCCAACGATCTCACGCTCCTGTGGTCGGTGAGATGTTACTATGGAAACTATTAGGAAATACGATGGCGCTCAACTGTTAATGAATGAGCTGAAATGTCAGCGTGGAACGGCGGCTTCCGAACAAAGACGAGCCGAGAGCCTTCAGCGCGGAGGATGGGAAAAGGTCAGATTTGGATGCGGTCAGTTTTCTTGTGCGTCAGCAGGAGTGCGCCGCCCAGTTGGGTTCAAGGGGCAGCCTGACCTGGTGTATTTTGGGCCCAGGTGTCTGGTAACAGCCCCTTGGTTCTGATAATGACGCCTCGGTCACCCACCCAACAGGGACAGGGCCACTTGGCCATCGGGGAATCTAGACATAAGGTGAGAGCACCACCTTCTCCCTCTCTTCACTCTACCATACCATGTTTCCTAGACTTGGCAGGTGCTTGTCAGGACCATGTGACCACGACTATGAAATATGAAGATGGAGGGTCAAATTGCCAAAGCAGGAACGAAAATGTTTTCTAGAATTTCATCAATGTCCTTCCCTGAGGCTCACCTATTTCTATTGGCTCATCAAAATGGAAGCAGAAGATAGAGAAGCGTGACTTACTAATAAGGCCTTGAGGTCCAGCATGTGCTCCTTGCCCAGGATGACCATGGCCGCTGTTCCGCAGAAGGTGTAGCCTCCGTGGGCTTCCAGGCCTGGTACTCCACCCAGACCGCCCTCCCAGTTCTGAGAGCTGATGAAGACAAGGGCAAAACATCACAGCAAGGTGCCCCAGAGTGACCCTTTAGTAAGTTCAGAAAAACTTAAAACTGCTGCTCAGTGCAATATGGAGTACCATGAGTGccaaaattaaatagataaatacaccAATTTGGATAATACGTCAGTAAATTcctccattttacattttcaggtgCAACATACCCTGATTCAATCCTACAATGTCTCTTAACAGCGCTGCTGGAAAATAATCCATGAAAGGTAGTGCCATGTTGGAAAGGACAGAGGCTGGATCAACATTAGTCCCGCCCACTTACTTTGATGGGTTAGAATGGCAGATAGAAATTGTTGATGATGGGCTGAATGTGCCAAAATTAAATACagttgtgaaatatttcaatagaACACgtttaattaataatgtttttatcaTTCCTGTCATATtgaattaattatgttttcCTAATTAAGAACCATGACATTTATCTATTTAAccatgtatttatctatttactTTTGGCACTCCAAAGTGCAATACTGAAGGACAAAGACTAGAAATCAAGGTACCTCAGGATCCAATTGTGGGTCCCTTCAAATAACGTCGGAGTGATGATGTTTGTGAGCGAGGCCACAGACGCTGCACAGTAAGCACTCCTAAATCAACCAAAATGagtcaaaacacacacccaacctTTCTTAAAATCGAATTTCTTGCAACCATAGGAGTCATTTGTGAATGATCACTCAGGCATAATGCAAATCATATTTAGGCCACGCCCCTTTTGCTTTACAATTGTATGTAATGTTACCTTAAAGGAATATGGAAGTAATACTGATTTATAAGCCCTTTAACATCACAATGGGCATCTAATAGCCCTTCATCAATGTGTGATGCAGGTTATTATTCAACTACTTCATAAGCAAAGCTATCTTAAACATGTATTTATACAGGCCGAGTTGCAGTCAGGATGAATTAAAGTACAACCGGTCCCTTTTAGCATCATCTCAGCTTGCTCTGAAAAGCACGACCCAAACGTACAACCCAAAAACGTACAGAGTTGAGTCAAGCTGGTACCACGCCTGTTAGCATACGCTGGCCCTCTGTGCTTGATGTCAGGGGCGGCCCCCTTATATTCACTGAGGGGCTGAGCTGAAACCATGGCGATGGAACTCACCTGACATCCACCTCCCCGCCCACGTGCATCACAAAGGAGCCATCTGGCTGCTTCACCGCGTACAGGAAGTCGAGAAGCTTCTCCCTGCGGGGGGAGGGGAAGGGGATCATACATGGAGCTGTTACCAGAACGTCAGGACAATCGTGAGAGTTGCCACTCTACCTGTTGATGACACCGTAAGACTCGTCGGTGCCAATGATGCAGAGGGCGTTGACAGCAGCATATGTCGGTGCCAGGTGGGCGTGCTGACCCGGGCCGCCGGCGAAGCCGCCCGTTGGGCTCTGGCAGCGAGCCAGGAAATCGCACACGCTGGTAAAAAAGCCGGCAGAAACACAGACCCATTTACTGACGCATCAGTTGGCATGAGTTGAACAAATAGTTGTTCAGTCTGCGTTATTAATAATTGCAGTGAACCTTGTTACCAAATGAACTTGATTGACAGCATTCAAATAGAAAAGGGAACAATGGCAGAATGAAAAGTGCCAactgttgtcattttattttttttacatcgttaaaggtcattttttaaatttgcagGATTTAATGATGGGCATTCACACAGATATTTTATTAGCTGAAAGGCAGTACAATTACTGTTAAACACCAAACTTGGCATTTGCCGCATTATTAATTTCAAACACCGGTATCGGCCTCATCCCAGACCTTCATACTGGTGCATCCCTACTTTAATATTActttcactcattcactcaagCTTACATAAAGCCGCCACTTTCTATTTTCTCGatttacatttctacatttatcCAGACATTCATTGCAGATTCAGCAAATCAGTCATTCCACCGGTCAGCTAAGAAAGTGACGAACCAGCTCAAAATGAATCCAAAAATGTAACGGTGAGTTTAATTACACCAGATCTCTACCAAACAGAGGTACCTCAGTTCAAGAGGGAAAATATACACGTTCTCAGCAGTGCTCTTGTGTTGGGGTGACATTCACAGCTCCCCCTGGAGGTCCCGGTGCTCTGCCGTAAGGTAGGACATGATAAAACACAGGAGCTGGAGGGCATGTGCACTCACTCTGAGGCGATGGAGGCGGGCACCggctcctccagcagctccaggctgTGCAGGATCCAGTAACAAAGCCAAGGCCGGCTGGCATCCAGACACTGGAGCCAGGGAACATGCAGAGTCAACAGCCGTGGCCACACGGGGCAGCCAAGGATTTGGACAAAATCTGCCTACTGGCAGCAACTTTGTGGGTACGTGTTACTGAGCTCTCATTATaatcacattaaaataaagtaaaaaaaaaaaatatctgattCCTCTGATGAGCAAAACTATAACAATATTCCTATCATCTTTGTGCGTTGTTGCTTGATGCTGATTCATCTTTGACTACAGCttaacatatacacacacatgtgagaGAGGCCACATAAAAGGATCCCTTaggatttttttaatcagagcCAAAATGTCTACCCATGACCAGACATACCTCATATGCATCTGAAAGATGCCGTAATCCTTTTTTGAGGTACTGGTAATGCTGCTCCCTCAGCAAAGCAGGCCTACATATGAATACAAGGgtaagaaaataaattataaactaTGTACAAACTCACCTTTAAGGCGGGACAGGACAGATAATACATTATTTGAATACATGGAAATCAGGGAATACACTATATAATATACTATATAATCTTAAACTAGAACAaaagttactttttttattcaggaTAACAGAATTGATATGACCTATGTGGTTATTTTGCATCATATCCAGAATAatgtatataatttatttgGGGTGTTAGAAAACATTTATAAAGCAATATAATCACGATTTTTTACgcggtgatattgtatcgatacagggacatcaaatataaatatttctgtatacaaatttagtccacaattcagttctgagttacgttgctttggctgaattattaatgtaatgtgagcCACACAGATTTACACAGCATCTTgaattttagcttttttttacattttcagtgaactatagaatatcgcaatatgcacagtatcacaaaatattatgatataatcgtatcgtgagatccttccCAATACACAGCCCTATAATTTATAGTTATCTTTAAAATTGGACCTCAAACAGGAAGGAAAACAGCGGGTATCCGCAGATTGCCCACACTGTGCTGGTGCATCATTCCCCACAGTAATGAAAGCACCGGTCTCCATGGAAACCTCTGAGTCAGCCTCTTATTGGCCAAGTGGTAATTACAGGCAGAACAGGGCGATCGATTATAAGCAGGTAGAAAAGAGGCACCAACGACAAAATCTAGCTTTTAGGGACAAACAGCGCAAACACAATCAAGCGGCCGGCTCCTGTCAATGCTGGCGCCGGAACAACAATTAGGCCTAATGGGTCTAATCATTCGGCCTTGAGAGAAGACTCCGCGAGAAATAGAAAATTGGTTTGGAAGGCACATTATTGTCACAATTGCACGTTGCGTCGGTAAACAGCGCGCATGTATGGGAAGGGATCGGGGGAATAATTTCTCTGTGAACAAACAGAGGCCTAGTTATATATGTGCATAATTATACGTGCAGCAGGCTTGACACTGACATCAAATGCAATGATGCAGTGacaggatgagtgtgtgtgtgtgtgtgtgtgtgtgtataaacataACCATACTGGGGCCAATTTTGCTTACTCTGGTGAGCTGTGCATTTGCCGGTAAACACAGAGGACTTCTTGAATGCTGCATTCGACCTTTCTCTGCAAAATAAaccaattttttattattaattaaataatcattaaaaagtaATGATGAAAGCGAAGCGCAGAACACACCAAGACTCACAGGCATCTTGCTGATAATCTACCTGCATCTTCTGAGTATATAGAAGAgattgtgcccccccccccctcctattttaaactttaaaaccCGCCATGAATGCTCACCAGCTGGGTGTTACGATTCTCCTCCATCGTCTATTCAGACGATGACCAAGCCGCACTCTGCATGCGATGGCAATTGCGTTCCCAATCAGCTGACTGATAAGCACCAAAGGGCATCTGGCAAATCAAATTAGTTGGCgtgtgtttacatttatcagccgcccttTATCCTGAACCCCTGAGGgactcctgtaactactgacacaatggtagtaagtggggtttgccAAGTGGTACATAAACCACAtattatatacagtagaggccaaaagtttggacacaccttctcattcaatttgttttctttttacgttggtagatttacgttggtagattctcactgaaggaatcaaaactatgaatgaacacatgtggagttatgtacttaacaaaaagtggagacccggactccacagtcaccggacttgaacccaatcgagatgatttggagtgagctggaccacagagcaaaggggccaacaagtgctaaacacctctgggaactccttcaagactgttggaaaaccatttcaggtgacgacctcttgaagctcatcgagagaatgccaagagtgcaaagcagtaatcagagcaaagaaactagaatataaaacatgttttcagttattttcaccttttttgttacgTACATAACtccagttttgatgccttcagtgagaatcatttactaatgtaaatggtcatgaaaataaagaaaacacattgaatgagaaggtgtgtccaaactttcgtACGGTACTGTATATAAGTAATTATGGCTCATTAATTAGCGGGGTTACACTGACAGATGTGAAAATTATGAATTTGCCACTTCATGTAAATAACAAGAATGTCGGCTTCAGCCTCACAAACGTCCAGTAATGTGCAATATCTTCAAACAACGTGCAACAGACCTGTTTTTACCAGTGTAATTTCTACATTTTATGTTTACTGCTATTTGCCTGTCTTAACTTTTCGACTGCACCTTAAATTTCGATGTTCCTTGACAAGGGACAAATCTTTATGACAATAAATCTATCACGTGTTAATTATTCTGATGTCAATTAAAGTAAAATTCAGGGTAAATAAGCCTAGCAGCTAAGGCGCCTGGATGTGACAGAGCCAGCGTCGCCGCCCACCTGCTCCGCGGAGGTCACCGTTTTGAGCCCGTCGTCCCGGAGGAGCTCCGCCAGGTGAGCGTCTCGGAAACAGCGCAGGGCCGTCGGCGCCGCGTCCATCCTTGGGTCCAGACCAGCGCGCCGCCCGAGTTCCGAGCCCACACGATCCGCACCAGCCGGAGGTGCGTCAACTTCCGGCCGCGTCGgtccggtgggcggggccgagaCTACGGCATGCGAGGAGGGCCACGCGGTACGAGAAACGCGCTCTCAGCTTCACACAAATACTGTTCAAGCCAATAATCATGACAACGGAACCCTCACATAATTAACAAAGCTTTTATTCATTCACTGTTGTAGTCCAATTACTTCAAAATTAAGTATATTATGTATTAGCtataaaaatctgtaaaaaataaGTATGCAGTAATGCTGCTTGAGCCATTACTGCAtacttatttttactttatttttatttatactcataaatgtatgtctgtctctgtgcacttattgtatgtcttgtacatacattgtatgCACATTGTGCgtctttccctctgtgcagCTGAAGCGTAAGCAATTTCCGTCGGGATTAAAATAAGTTTTCCGATCCTGATTCTGATTGATTCTGATTGATTAACACCACGTCTTGACGTGTTGATTACGGTATAACACGGTACTCAGAAGCACGTGGTTTACGTCGAAGCAATAACGACAAtgacaattattaataataataatacgatGAACAACTGTTGTAATTATGTTATTTAAACGGAAATGCAAAATGAATACCATTCGAGCAAATACGACACATAACACACTTTTCCGCCGGTGATGGAAGGGCGGTCTTTTGTCTCCTCTCCACCATTGTGGGCGCATCTTGGTGCCGCACCCATCGGCGCCCTCACCCCCACCCCTGTTTACCGGCGGACGGAGGAGGATGAAGCGGGCTGGCGGCGTGATGTGATCGCGCTCgttttaattcaatttttttgtttttttttgttttgttttaaatttgaCGCCATGGCCAAGCAGTACGACGTGCTGTTCAGACTCCTGCTGCTCGGGGACTCCGGCGTCGGGAAGACCTGCTTGTTGTGCAGATTCACGGACAACGAGTTCCACCCGTCGCACATCTCCACCATCGGTGAGCTCCTCCCGCGGAATCCCGGCCGGACCGCCACGTTTCGGCCTGGACGTTATTTGCGGAAAAAATAACGCGAGGAACGCGCGGTCGGGGACGGTTTCCGTGTTCGGTCGGTGCGACAGTAATTATGCGGTAAttactgcaataataataataataataaatataattgtaataatGCAACCGAGCCGCTGAGCTGTCTGAGTTTCTCCCAAATTATAAGCCAACAGCGACGACACTGCAGGGGTTTGATGGGACCAGAGTGTCCAATTTGGCACCTGATCAATCACAGGTTCTGTCTTTTTTAGTCATtaaaaaggtggtagtagcctagcgggtaacacgctcgcctatgaaccagaagacccaggttcaaatcccgcttactaccattgtgtccctgaccaagacactccaggggggggacagtccctgaatgtaagtcgctctggataagggcgtctggtaaatgctgtaaatgtaaacgtgtaaaaaataaaaggcacGGGAACCGAGTCGAATGTGCCTCAGAGCAGCGTATCACTTTTTTGATGGACACCGTGCCTTATGTCCTGCCTGGAGGCTGTCACGAGACAGGAC
Coding sequences within:
- the max gene encoding protein max isoform X2, whose amino-acid sequence is MSDNDDIEVDSDADKRAHHNALERKRRDHIKDSFHSLRDSVPALQGEKVKQASRAQILDKATEYIQYMRRKNHTHQQDIDDLKRQNALLEQQVRALEKVKGTSQLQTNYSSSDSSLYTNPKGSAVSAFDGGSDSSSESEPEEPSTRKKQRVDSS
- the max gene encoding protein max isoform X4 — translated: MSDNDDIEVDSDEESTGFHSVADKRAHHNALERKRRDHIKDSFHSLRDSVPALQGEKVKQASRAQILDKATEYIQYMRRKNHTHQQDIDDLKRQNALLEQQVRALEKVKGTSQLQTNYSSSDSSLYTNPKGSAVSAFDGGSDSSSESEPEEPSTRKKQRVDSS
- the max gene encoding protein max isoform X1, translated to MSDNDDIEVDSDEESTGFHSVADKRAHHNALERKRRDHIKDSFHSLRDSVPALQGEKASRAQILDKATEYIQYMRRKNHTHQQDIDDLKRQNALLEQQVRALEKVKGTSQLQTNYSSSDSSLYTNPKGSAVSAFDGGSDSSSESEPEEPSTRKKQRVDSS
- the max gene encoding protein max isoform X3, with the protein product MSDNDDIEVDSDADKRAHHNALERKRRDHIKDSFHSLRDSVPALQGEKASRAQILDKATEYIQYMRRKNHTHQQDIDDLKRQNALLEQQVRALEKVKGTSQLQTNYSSSDSSLYTNPKGSAVSAFDGGSDSSSESEPEEPSTRKKQRVDSS
- the fntb gene encoding protein farnesyltransferase subunit beta — its product is MDAAPTALRCFRDAHLAELLRDDGLKTVTSAEQRKVECSIQEVLCVYRQMHSSPEPALLREQHYQYLKKGLRHLSDAYECLDASRPWLCYWILHSLELLEEPVPASIASDVCDFLARCQSPTGGFAGGPGQHAHLAPTYAAVNALCIIGTDESYGVINREKLLDFLYAVKQPDGSFVMHVGGEVDVRSAYCAASVASLTNIITPTLFEGTHNWILSSQNWEGGLGGVPGLEAHGGYTFCGTAAMVILGKEHMLDLKALLRWVTSRQMRFEGGFQGRCNKLVDGCYSFWQAGLLPLLHRALYRDGDSTLSMSRWMFEQQALQEYILLCCQNPAGGLLDKPGKSRDFYHTCYCLSGLSIAQHFGNKDLHHELILGREENRLAPTHPVYNICPEKVARAIDHFHKLPVPVEITATADPATES